Proteins encoded by one window of Bubalus bubalis isolate 160015118507 breed Murrah chromosome 4, NDDB_SH_1, whole genome shotgun sequence:
- the TAB1 gene encoding TGF-beta-activated kinase 1 and MAP3K7-binding protein 1 isoform X2, with amino-acid sequence MAAQRRSLLQSEQQPSWTDDLPLCHLSGVGSASNRSYSADGKGTESHPPEDNWLKFRSENNCFLYGVFNGYDGNRVTNFVAQRLSAELLLGQLNAEHTEADVRRVLLQAFDVVERSFLESIDDALAEKASLQSQLPEGVPQHQLPPQYQKILERLKALEKEISGGAMAVVAVLLNNRLYVANVGTNRALLCKSTVDGLQVTQLNVDHTTENEDELFRLSQLGLDAGKIKQVGVICGQESTRRIGDYKVKYGYTDVDLLSTAKSKPIIAEPEIHGAQPLDGVTGFLVLMSEGLYKALEAAHGPGQANQEIAAMIDTEFAKQTSLDAVAQAVVDRVKRIHSDTFASGGERAKFCPRHEDMTLLVRNFGYPLGEMSQSAPSPAPAAGGRVYPVSVPYSSAQSTSKTSVTLSLVMPSQGQLVNGAHSASTLDEATPTLTNQSPTLTLQSTNTHTQSSSSSSDGGLFRSRPAHSLPPGEDGRVEPYVDFAEFYRLWSVDHGEQSVVTAP; translated from the exons ATGGCGGCGCAGAGGAGGAGCCTGCTGCAGAGT GAGCAGCAGCCCAGCTGGACGGACGACCTGCCGCTCTGCCACCTCTCGGGGGTCGGCTCAGCTTCTAACCGCAGCTATTCCGCTGACGGCAAGGGCACCGAGAGCCATCCGCCAGAGGACAACTGGCTCAAGTTCCG GAGTGAGAACAACTGCTTCCTGTACGGGGTCTTCAACGGCTACGATGGCAACCGGGTGACCAACTTCGTGGCCCAGCGGCTGTCGGCGGAGCTCCTGCTGGGCCAGCTCAACGCCGAGCACACCGAGGCCGACGTGCGGCGGGTGCTGCTGCAG GCTTTTGATGTGGTGGAAAGGAGCTTCCTGGAGTCCATTGATGACGCACTGGCTGAGAAGGCGAGCCTCCAGTCTCAACTGCCCGAG GGTGTTCCTCAGCACCAGCTGCCTCCTCAGTATCAGAAGATCCTCGAAAGACTCAAGGCCTTGGAGAAGGAGATCTCGGGAGGAGCCATGGCTGTCGTGGCAGTCCTTCTCAACAACAGGCTCTACGTGGCCAATGTCG GTACAAACCGTGCACTGCTATGCAAATCCACGGTGGACGGTCTGCAGGTGACGCAGCTGAACGTGGACCACACCACAGAGAATGAGGATGAGCTTTTCCGGCTCTCGCAGCTGG GTTTGGATGCAGGAAAGATCAAGCAAGTGGGGGTCATTTGTGGGCAGGAGAGCACCAGGCGCATCGGGGATTACAAGGTCAAGTACGGGTACACTGACGTCGACCTACTCAG CACTGCCAAGTCCAAGCCGATCATTGCGGAGCCTGAAATCCATGGTGCACAGCCTCTGGATGGGGTGACAGGCTTCCTGGTGCTGATGTCCGAGGGGCTGTACAAGGCCCTGGAGGCAGCCCACGGACCTGGGCAGGCCAACCAG gagATCGCCGCCATGATCGACACGGAGTTCGCCAAGCAGACTTCTCTTGATGCGGTGGCCCAGGCCGTGGTGGACCGGGTGAAGCGGATCCACAGCGACACCTTTGCCAGTGGTGGGGAGCGTGCCAAGTTCTGTCCGAGGCACGAGGACATGACCCTGCTGGTGCGGAACTTTGGCTACCCGCTGGGCGAGATGAGCCAGTCcgcaccctccccagccccag CCGCTGGAGGACGCGTGTACCCCGTGTCCGTGCCTTACTCGAGCGCCCAGAGCACCAGCAAGACCAGCGTGACCCTGTCCCTCGTCATGCCCTCCCAGGGCCAGCTGGTCAACGGGGCCCACAGCGCTTCCACCCTGGACGAGGCCACTCCCACCCTCACCAA CCAGAGCCCAACCCTGACCCTGCAGTCCACCAACACGCACACCCAGAGCAGCAGCTCCAGCTCGGACGGGGGCCTCTTCCGCTCCCGGCCCGCCCACTCCCTCCCGCCTGGCGAGGATGGCCGCGTGGAGCCCTACGTGGACTTTGCCGAGTTCTACCGCCTCTGGAGCGTGGACCACGGCGAGCAGAGTGTGGTGACGGCGCCGTAG
- the TAB1 gene encoding TGF-beta-activated kinase 1 and MAP3K7-binding protein 1 isoform X1, translating into MAAQRRSLLQSEQQPSWTDDLPLCHLSGVGSASNRSYSADGKGTESHPPEDNWLKFRSENNCFLYGVFNGYDGNRVTNFVAQRLSAELLLGQLNAEHTEADVRRVLLQAFDVVERSFLESIDDALAEKASLQSQLPEGVPQHQLPPQYQKILERLKALEKEISGGAMAVVAVLLNNRLYVANVGTNRALLCKSTVDGLQVTQLNVDHTTENEDELFRLSQLGLDAGKIKQVGVICGQESTRRIGDYKVKYGYTDVDLLSTAKSKPIIAEPEIHGAQPLDGVTGFLVLMSEGLYKALEAAHGPGQANQEIAAMIDTEFAKQTSLDAVAQAVVDRVKRIHSDTFASGGERAKFCPRHEDMTLLVRNFGYPLGEMSQSAPSPAPGFPTSRIPWPTTLPPTAAGGRVYPVSVPYSSAQSTSKTSVTLSLVMPSQGQLVNGAHSASTLDEATPTLTNQSPTLTLQSTNTHTQSSSSSSDGGLFRSRPAHSLPPGEDGRVEPYVDFAEFYRLWSVDHGEQSVVTAP; encoded by the exons ATGGCGGCGCAGAGGAGGAGCCTGCTGCAGAGT GAGCAGCAGCCCAGCTGGACGGACGACCTGCCGCTCTGCCACCTCTCGGGGGTCGGCTCAGCTTCTAACCGCAGCTATTCCGCTGACGGCAAGGGCACCGAGAGCCATCCGCCAGAGGACAACTGGCTCAAGTTCCG GAGTGAGAACAACTGCTTCCTGTACGGGGTCTTCAACGGCTACGATGGCAACCGGGTGACCAACTTCGTGGCCCAGCGGCTGTCGGCGGAGCTCCTGCTGGGCCAGCTCAACGCCGAGCACACCGAGGCCGACGTGCGGCGGGTGCTGCTGCAG GCTTTTGATGTGGTGGAAAGGAGCTTCCTGGAGTCCATTGATGACGCACTGGCTGAGAAGGCGAGCCTCCAGTCTCAACTGCCCGAG GGTGTTCCTCAGCACCAGCTGCCTCCTCAGTATCAGAAGATCCTCGAAAGACTCAAGGCCTTGGAGAAGGAGATCTCGGGAGGAGCCATGGCTGTCGTGGCAGTCCTTCTCAACAACAGGCTCTACGTGGCCAATGTCG GTACAAACCGTGCACTGCTATGCAAATCCACGGTGGACGGTCTGCAGGTGACGCAGCTGAACGTGGACCACACCACAGAGAATGAGGATGAGCTTTTCCGGCTCTCGCAGCTGG GTTTGGATGCAGGAAAGATCAAGCAAGTGGGGGTCATTTGTGGGCAGGAGAGCACCAGGCGCATCGGGGATTACAAGGTCAAGTACGGGTACACTGACGTCGACCTACTCAG CACTGCCAAGTCCAAGCCGATCATTGCGGAGCCTGAAATCCATGGTGCACAGCCTCTGGATGGGGTGACAGGCTTCCTGGTGCTGATGTCCGAGGGGCTGTACAAGGCCCTGGAGGCAGCCCACGGACCTGGGCAGGCCAACCAG gagATCGCCGCCATGATCGACACGGAGTTCGCCAAGCAGACTTCTCTTGATGCGGTGGCCCAGGCCGTGGTGGACCGGGTGAAGCGGATCCACAGCGACACCTTTGCCAGTGGTGGGGAGCGTGCCAAGTTCTGTCCGAGGCACGAGGACATGACCCTGCTGGTGCGGAACTTTGGCTACCCGCTGGGCGAGATGAGCCAGTCcgcaccctccccagccccag GGTTCCCCACCAGCCGCATCCCGTGGCCCACCACTCTTCCTCCCACAGCCGCTGGAGGACGCGTGTACCCCGTGTCCGTGCCTTACTCGAGCGCCCAGAGCACCAGCAAGACCAGCGTGACCCTGTCCCTCGTCATGCCCTCCCAGGGCCAGCTGGTCAACGGGGCCCACAGCGCTTCCACCCTGGACGAGGCCACTCCCACCCTCACCAA CCAGAGCCCAACCCTGACCCTGCAGTCCACCAACACGCACACCCAGAGCAGCAGCTCCAGCTCGGACGGGGGCCTCTTCCGCTCCCGGCCCGCCCACTCCCTCCCGCCTGGCGAGGATGGCCGCGTGGAGCCCTACGTGGACTTTGCCGAGTTCTACCGCCTCTGGAGCGTGGACCACGGCGAGCAGAGTGTGGTGACGGCGCCGTAG